From Ignisphaera aggregans DSM 17230, the proteins below share one genomic window:
- a CDS encoding conserved hypothetical protein (COGs: COG2512 Uncharacterized membrane-associated protein/domain~InterPro IPR020441~KEGG: hbu:Hbut_1060 hypothetical protein~SPTR: A2BLP2 Conserved archaeal protein): MAIHMNNHKIFRMLLTISIAVLLLYIVSIYMMLKASNNSNSYTNIDVYIDSYGIMHVSMEIKPIATGMTTIHLPIPPVIASIDVAVDGRTIPFIICDNESYICVPIEEGISIIKINYIANTSLSQGIFEVIVKPYTNVSLTIAPNIILLGIPTNIFKGPEINNGNMTIVFLVTEPYTIRYMVRSSIEIPSTSTTFTTSIPQYGEAPKTSTTSLDIHSIIIVIAVVIAIAIIMLYIFIRRRHVHGEESEVLGDIDTMIIKSLEKKGGSAFQSELQRAIPIPKTTLWRHIKKLERMGIVRIEKVGNQNRVVLVKRR, translated from the coding sequence ATGGCGATACATATGAATAATCATAAAATCTTTAGAATGTTGTTGACTATATCCATAGCAGTTCTATTGCTATACATTGTCTCTATATACATGATGCTAAAGGCTTCTAATAACTCTAATAGCTATACAAATATCGATGTCTATATAGATAGCTATGGAATTATGCATGTATCTATGGAGATAAAACCAATTGCTACTGGTATGACAACTATCCATCTTCCAATACCTCCAGTTATAGCATCAATAGATGTTGCTGTTGATGGTAGAACTATACCATTTATCATATGTGATAATGAGAGCTACATATGTGTACCTATAGAGGAGGGCATATCCATAATTAAAATAAACTATATTGCCAATACCTCATTATCACAAGGAATCTTCGAAGTTATTGTCAAACCATATACAAATGTTTCTCTCACCATAGCCCCAAATATAATTCTATTGGGTATCCCAACAAACATATTTAAAGGGCCAGAGATAAACAATGGGAATATGACTATAGTATTCCTTGTTACAGAGCCCTACACAATTAGATACATGGTTAGGAGCTCTATAGAGATACCATCTACATCTACTACCTTCACTACATCTATACCTCAATATGGTGAAGCTCCAAAGACATCAACGACATCTCTAGATATTCACAGCATTATTATAGTTATAGCTGTTGTTATCGCCATAGCTATAATAATGCTCTACATCTTTATCAGAAGAAGACATGTCCATGGCGAAGAATCTGAAGTGCTTGGGGATATTGATACAATGATTATAAAGAGTCTTGAGAAAAAGGGTGGTTCTGCTTTTCAGAGTGAGTTACAGAGGGCTATCCCAATACCAAAAACAACTCTTTGGAGGCATATCAAAAAACTTGAGAGGATGGGTATAGTTAGAATTGAGAAGGTGGGTAATCAGAACAGAGTTGTTTTGGTTAAGAGGCGCTAA
- a CDS encoding hypothetical protein (KEGG: hypothetical protein~SPTR: C5TSD1 SMC domain protein): MKNNTSLSMRGVMGFATILVIVIGILSAITLPITLYVKTVAEETSTTTTTTNTENRGVLVAQLMLIRNMLSRMLNINISTELRQAIENFLTKTQNVSASLPVDQLKAYIDEGHNLLGQVASEIRNMYSYRHEVEERYVQQLRLMLENRIRQCARLYNVSEEYIDKILMNMSSAKNVKDFAKALAEMNKIVAMYRYRAFGDKLVEINIKGIERNVKGLDKAYKELSKAEEILNKTIEKLRDVNVSQVAVENLEEAIEKISLAKELIRNTTKVIEEEGIDIKKALNKSLEKLASRVNDTIEELREELKEMLDNAIKINDTRLMEDITQLLQKLDNLSRMIVTNNVSIYQALSILAKIKVEAKAIEKMLEFSVRVMPAVDKAYSVALERAEKLLNETKEMVEFIENKSIVCIQTVSPPPPIVCRYNITMVLEKARKDIEIAEKLIENATKLYEEGKKVEALLTLNRANAILSMVRAQLMPIYMLLKMSEHREIKVPTITPPKPGNITSGKDIEKRLEDLEKRLNETIEKLNNLSNKLQRTGERSKALMYIVSGLRIKVAEVQKLIENSKRYLSMGNEDLALIGIANAESLLSSIEETLNNIEES; encoded by the coding sequence ATGAAAAATAACACAAGTCTGAGTATGAGAGGTGTAATGGGGTTTGCAACAATATTGGTGATAGTTATAGGAATACTTAGTGCTATAACCCTTCCAATAACATTGTATGTAAAAACAGTTGCGGAAGAGACAAGCACAACAACTACCACAACCAATACAGAGAACAGAGGTGTTCTAGTAGCACAGCTAATGCTTATAAGAAACATGCTATCTAGGATGCTGAACATCAATATATCTACAGAGCTTAGACAAGCAATAGAGAACTTCTTAACCAAAACACAGAATGTTTCAGCCTCTCTACCAGTAGATCAGCTAAAGGCATATATAGATGAGGGACACAACCTATTGGGGCAGGTAGCTTCAGAGATTAGGAATATGTATAGCTATAGACATGAGGTTGAGGAGCGATATGTACAGCAACTCAGGTTGATGCTTGAGAATAGGATTAGGCAATGTGCAAGACTATACAATGTTTCTGAAGAGTATATAGACAAGATATTAATGAATATGTCAAGTGCTAAGAATGTAAAAGATTTTGCAAAAGCCTTAGCAGAGATGAATAAGATTGTTGCTATGTATAGATATAGAGCATTTGGAGATAAGCTTGTTGAGATAAATATAAAGGGTATTGAGAGAAATGTCAAGGGACTTGATAAAGCATATAAAGAGCTTTCAAAAGCTGAGGAAATTCTCAATAAAACTATTGAAAAGCTTAGAGATGTAAACGTCTCTCAAGTAGCTGTTGAAAATCTTGAGGAGGCTATTGAGAAGATATCCCTTGCCAAGGAGTTGATAAGAAATACTACAAAGGTAATCGAGGAAGAGGGTATAGATATTAAGAAGGCTCTCAATAAGAGTCTAGAGAAACTTGCGTCAAGGGTTAACGATACAATTGAGGAGCTTAGAGAAGAGCTCAAGGAGATGCTGGATAACGCTATAAAGATTAATGATACAAGGCTTATGGAAGACATTACCCAGCTTCTCCAGAAGCTAGACAACCTAAGTAGAATGATTGTAACAAATAATGTATCTATATATCAGGCTCTCAGCATATTGGCAAAGATAAAAGTTGAGGCTAAAGCTATTGAGAAAATGCTTGAGTTTAGCGTTAGAGTAATGCCTGCTGTTGATAAGGCATATAGTGTAGCTCTAGAGAGAGCTGAGAAGCTTCTAAATGAAACAAAAGAGATGGTGGAGTTTATAGAGAATAAGAGTATTGTATGTATACAAACAGTCTCTCCACCACCTCCAATAGTATGTAGATATAACATCACAATGGTTCTAGAGAAGGCTAGAAAGGACATAGAAATAGCTGAGAAGCTTATAGAGAATGCAACTAAGCTCTATGAAGAAGGTAAAAAGGTTGAAGCGTTACTGACTCTAAACAGAGCTAATGCTATATTGAGTATGGTTAGAGCACAGCTAATGCCTATATACATGTTGTTAAAGATGAGTGAACATAGAGAAATAAAAGTTCCAACAATAACACCTCCAAAACCTGGGAACATTACTAGTGGGAAAGATATTGAGAAAAGGTTGGAGGATCTTGAAAAGAGGCTGAATGAAACTATAGAAAAGCTGAACAATTTGAGCAACAAGCTTCAGAGAACTGGTGAAAGATCTAAAGCATTAATGTATATAGTTAGTGGGCTAAGAATTAAGGTAGCAGAGGTACAGAAGCTTATAGAGAATTCCAAGAGATATCTGTCTATGGGTAACGAGGATCTGGCATTGATAGGTATTGCTAATGCTGAATCACTATTGAGTAGCATAGAAGAGACGCTAAACAATATAGAAGAGTCATAG
- a CDS encoding hypothetical protein (KEGG: hbu:Hbut_1060 hypothetical protein~SPTR: A2BLP2 Conserved archaeal protein): protein MDRLRSIDVVIYLSLALLIQILSVYINNVLVFGSGVSDIDVFINSYGVANAVLQIDLDMGLNNITLPVAPIEESISISCSGHELPFVYENGVLYIVSDRSCSAMISYIADVSYSNNTFTLDIATPYKVVLTIPRNILLISMPNNIVSIDERDNNTIITFLGPSTIIYTILPTTTTPISIPIDTQTQISTSVQISSSTIPTTSTSTIETHTTQVVTTSLVITTMLTTSVSQSVSSPQISIQSTSVSPTTSTTMQGATTTATQSPSLLYQYLVPLVIIIVIAVVAIAVVFILRK, encoded by the coding sequence ATGGATAGATTGAGGAGTATAGATGTAGTAATCTATCTATCCTTAGCATTGTTGATACAAATACTATCTGTATATATAAACAATGTATTGGTTTTTGGATCCGGTGTATCAGACATAGATGTGTTTATAAATAGCTATGGGGTTGCCAACGCCGTCCTACAAATAGATCTAGATATGGGGCTTAACAATATAACACTTCCTGTAGCACCAATAGAAGAATCTATAAGTATTAGTTGCAGTGGTCATGAACTTCCATTTGTATATGAGAATGGGGTGCTATACATCGTATCAGATAGATCATGTAGTGCTATGATAAGCTATATTGCAGATGTATCGTATAGTAACAATACATTCACTCTAGATATAGCTACACCATATAAAGTTGTTCTCACCATACCGAGAAACATATTGCTAATATCTATGCCAAACAATATAGTGTCTATAGATGAGAGAGATAATAATACTATAATAACATTCCTAGGCCCTTCAACAATAATATACACAATTCTACCTACTACAACAACCCCTATATCAATCCCCATAGACACACAGACACAGATTTCCACATCAGTACAAATATCTTCATCAACCATACCCACAACATCTACATCTACCATCGAGACCCATACAACCCAGGTAGTAACAACATCTCTAGTTATAACTACTATGCTAACAACATCTGTTAGCCAAAGTGTGTCCTCTCCACAAATATCTATTCAATCAACATCTGTATCACCAACAACTTCGACAACGATGCAGGGAGCAACCACAACAGCAACACAATCTCCATCTCTATTGTATCAATATCTAGTACCTCTAGTGATAATCATAGTTATTGCTGTTGTGGCTATAGCGGTAGTGTTTATCTTGAGGAAATAA
- a CDS encoding Protein of unknown function DUF650 (COGs: COG1602 conserved hypothetical protein~InterPro IPR006978:IPR006979~KEGG: smr:Smar_0350 hypothetical protein~PFAM: Protein of unknown function DUF650; Protein of unknown function DUF651~SPTR: A3DLF2 Putative uncharacterized protein~PFAM: Archaeal protein of unknown function (DUF651); Archaeal protein of unknown function (DUF650)): MGKDSNIDPKLCLLCRGARYLCGKAYCPIITRTRLWSKAIEMRSSTELLGSSPPSVFVGRIGYPYVYIGPLTPPISGDTSIYDLPEQWSSLPLEDIIDMRMSLILGRTRVMVRDIENRFVSSIHEVVLSLKPVDIEMHLEKPPKGFNLSEFEPPIGPRAPLKEFRVVGSGASSRVIEKFYSDADAKASIAIVELYRSNTPVTVIQRLLSVGALGRKENRRLVPTRWSITAVDDTISKFLIENRIKYYQEIDKIYVFVRSIHKNLFVSILIPGEWSFEWMEAWFPRSTWNMYGDTVVIEGDYELYTANRRDYAAIGGCYYAARLATAEYLERIGRKATAVVLREIYPGFDIPIGVWFVREQLREMYRDKPFVVETIREALNILDRYSVVGSRTWAEKSYIIRKMLKERRIDQFISSR, from the coding sequence TTGGGGAAGGATAGCAATATAGATCCAAAGCTATGCTTATTGTGTAGAGGAGCTAGATATCTGTGTGGAAAAGCATACTGCCCAATTATTACTAGAACTCGTCTATGGAGTAAAGCTATTGAGATGAGAAGTTCTACTGAACTCCTAGGTTCATCTCCACCCTCGGTATTCGTCGGTAGAATTGGTTATCCATATGTATATATAGGTCCTCTCACACCCCCCATATCTGGTGATACATCTATATATGATCTCCCCGAACAATGGAGTTCTTTACCACTTGAAGATATCATTGATATGAGGATGAGCCTTATCCTGGGTAGAACACGTGTTATGGTTAGAGATATTGAGAATAGATTTGTTAGTTCTATACACGAAGTCGTCCTAAGCCTAAAGCCTGTGGATATCGAGATGCATTTGGAGAAACCCCCAAAGGGTTTTAATCTAAGCGAGTTTGAGCCTCCCATAGGACCTAGAGCTCCATTGAAGGAGTTTAGGGTTGTGGGATCTGGAGCTAGTTCTAGGGTTATAGAGAAATTCTATAGTGATGCAGATGCAAAAGCATCTATAGCTATAGTAGAGCTATATAGAAGCAATACACCTGTTACCGTCATTCAGCGTCTCCTTAGTGTTGGTGCTCTTGGGAGGAAGGAGAATAGGAGACTTGTACCCACAAGATGGTCTATAACAGCTGTTGACGACACTATCTCAAAGTTTTTGATAGAGAATAGGATTAAGTATTACCAAGAGATAGACAAGATATATGTGTTTGTCAGATCTATACACAAAAACCTATTTGTATCGATACTAATACCCGGTGAATGGAGCTTTGAGTGGATGGAGGCATGGTTCCCGAGATCAACATGGAATATGTATGGAGATACAGTTGTTATTGAGGGTGACTACGAGCTTTATACAGCTAATAGAAGGGACTATGCAGCTATAGGTGGATGCTACTATGCAGCTAGGCTAGCAACAGCTGAATATCTTGAGAGAATAGGTAGGAAGGCTACAGCTGTTGTTTTGAGAGAGATCTACCCTGGTTTCGATATACCTATAGGTGTGTGGTTTGTGAGAGAACAGCTTAGGGAGATGTATAGAGATAAGCCATTTGTTGTAGAAACAATTAGGGAGGCACTAAATATCTTAGATAGATATAGTGTCGTAGGTTCAAGGACATGGGCAGAAAAATCATATATAATTAGAAAAATGTTGAAAGAGAGAAGGATTGACCAATTTATTTCCTCAAGATAA
- a CDS encoding putative transcriptional regulator, CopG family (COGs: COG0864 transcriptional regulator protein containing the CopG/Arc/MetJ DNA-binding domain and a metal-binding domain~InterPro IPR002145~KEGG: ape:APE_0535 hypothetical protein~PFAM: CopG domain protein DNA-binding domain protein~SPTR: Q9YEP4 Putative uncharacterized protein~PFAM: Ribbon-helix-helix protein, copG family) — translation MAKRRFGISINSDIAMALDEIAKNFGLDRSRLVEEAIRSYIEEYKHFTKKHICRGIFIVRNKGGEPKIDEVFEDYRDIIVSHSHHHIAGECILTVIVYGDSERVTELHKKLLCSCTTRYIPLPHD, via the coding sequence TTGGCTAAGAGGAGATTTGGCATATCTATTAATAGCGATATAGCTATGGCACTAGATGAAATAGCGAAAAACTTTGGCTTAGATAGATCTCGTCTTGTTGAAGAAGCTATTAGAAGCTATATCGAAGAATACAAACATTTTACAAAGAAACATATATGTAGAGGTATATTCATTGTTCGTAATAAGGGTGGAGAGCCTAAGATAGATGAGGTATTTGAGGATTATAGAGATATAATAGTAAGTCATTCTCATCACCATATAGCAGGTGAATGTATCCTGACAGTTATTGTCTATGGAGATTCTGAACGTGTAACGGAATTACATAAAAAGCTTCTATGTAGTTGTACAACACGCTATATTCCACTACCACACGATTAA
- a CDS encoding ABC-3 protein (COGs: COG1108 ABC-type Mn2+/Zn2+ transport systems permease components~InterPro IPR001626~KEGG: smr:Smar_0365 ABC-3 protein~PFAM: ABC-3 protein~SPTR: A3DLG7 ABC-3 protein~PFAM: ABC 3 transport family): MGENVNNRYILLLLFSILLILTIYMVFTTPIVWLLIFILSATIYGVLSPLIAARRFYFLATEGPHTALFAIAISIVLSRSIGIFNEFIWSIIISMILIYIVGYAIEKGVDPDIATSAMVALSSSGSVIALYHVLTRYSVSYNLWSIILGDPLLSTWNDVYLLGAVCIIAMLIAIATYSVNVYMGIDREYVKIGLSRPWIYSYALYTIVAIASVALLKIVGFVLEHVLILLPAQIAMTISESSYMVLIISIFIALLSSLLGLKISIDMNLAPSGAIGIIVLFIYLLVYILKRLKVFG; encoded by the coding sequence ATGGGTGAGAATGTGAATAATAGATATATCCTATTACTCCTCTTCTCTATCCTACTAATACTTACAATATATATGGTTTTTACAACACCTATTGTATGGCTATTAATATTTATTCTCTCTGCTACTATCTATGGTGTTCTAAGCCCATTGATTGCAGCAAGAAGATTCTACTTCCTTGCAACAGAGGGTCCCCATACAGCATTATTTGCTATTGCTATATCAATAGTTCTTAGTAGAAGCATTGGGATTTTTAACGAATTTATATGGTCTATAATCATCTCTATGATTCTAATATATATTGTTGGTTATGCCATAGAGAAGGGTGTTGATCCAGATATAGCTACTTCAGCCATGGTTGCACTATCATCTTCTGGTAGTGTTATAGCTCTATACCATGTTTTGACAAGATATAGTGTTAGCTATAATCTATGGAGTATTATCTTAGGAGATCCTCTGCTATCAACATGGAATGATGTTTATCTCCTTGGAGCTGTATGTATAATAGCTATGCTTATTGCTATAGCTACATATAGTGTTAATGTGTATATGGGTATAGATAGAGAGTATGTAAAGATAGGGTTGAGCAGGCCTTGGATCTATAGCTATGCTCTGTATACCATTGTAGCTATTGCATCAGTAGCACTATTAAAGATTGTTGGATTTGTATTAGAACATGTATTAATACTCCTACCAGCTCAAATCGCTATGACTATATCTGAAAGCTCCTATATGGTCCTCATAATAAGTATCTTTATAGCTCTATTATCGAGTTTATTGGGGCTGAAGATATCTATAGATATGAATCTAGCTCCCTCAGGTGCTATAGGGATTATAGTACTGTTTATATATCTCCTAGTATATATACTAAAGAGGTTGAAGGTCTTTGGCTAA
- a CDS encoding periplasmic solute binding protein (COGs: COG0803 ABC-type metal ion transport system periplasmic component/surface adhesin~InterPro IPR006127~KEGG: smr:Smar_0364 periplasmic solute binding protein~PFAM: periplasmic solute binding protein~SPTR: A3DLG6 Periplasmic solute binding protein~PFAM: Periplasmic solute binding protein family), whose product MRITVISILITLLITMNTSVAISLGLANNDNGLTIVITFPWLYKDLSRILCGNDSIIYLLRPGIDPHEYMLTPSDVENLRKADIIISTAHTHFEIRIRELVDEGELKAKLIEIPSIPNITILTNPATGQPNYHALLFYPDNYIAFLEYLRNILVSTRPECSNIYSSKIDSLIDEIRNISVNTPKLDKYIAILDTLVLQYIGYWLGIRNVFIIQKEHDAPIIPNDVIMAENILKNNTNVIILTTNSSSAYSLLIEMSEKYNRPILVLPDIVATNSIIDTLEYVSKLSIQSLSTSSTKPSANLYNVDVRVLLYIIIAIAILIAIVLLYRRWVRM is encoded by the coding sequence ATGAGAATAACAGTTATATCCATACTAATAACACTGTTAATCACTATGAATACTAGTGTAGCAATATCTCTAGGTTTAGCCAACAATGATAATGGATTGACCATAGTTATAACATTTCCATGGCTCTACAAAGATCTATCACGTATACTATGTGGGAACGACTCAATTATATATCTATTAAGACCTGGTATAGATCCCCATGAATATATGCTTACACCCTCTGATGTAGAAAATCTTAGGAAGGCAGATATAATTATCTCTACAGCCCATACACACTTTGAGATAAGGATAAGAGAGCTTGTTGATGAGGGGGAGTTGAAGGCGAAGCTAATAGAGATTCCGTCTATTCCAAACATCACTATATTAACCAATCCAGCAACAGGTCAACCCAACTACCATGCACTACTATTTTATCCAGACAACTATATAGCGTTCCTAGAATACCTTAGAAATATCCTCGTATCTACCAGACCAGAGTGTAGCAATATCTATAGCTCTAAGATAGATTCTTTGATAGATGAAATTAGAAATATATCGGTGAATACTCCAAAGCTTGATAAATATATAGCTATACTCGATACACTTGTGTTACAATATATAGGTTATTGGCTTGGAATAAGAAATGTATTTATTATCCAGAAGGAACACGATGCTCCCATAATACCAAACGATGTTATTATGGCTGAAAACATATTGAAAAATAATACAAATGTCATTATACTTACTACAAATAGTTCTAGTGCATATAGTCTATTGATTGAAATGTCGGAGAAATACAATAGGCCTATCCTAGTATTACCAGATATAGTAGCAACTAACTCAATTATCGATACACTTGAATATGTATCAAAGCTTTCTATTCAAAGCCTCTCAACATCTTCTACAAAGCCTTCAGCAAATCTTTATAATGTTGATGTTAGAGTTCTACTCTATATCATAATAGCCATAGCAATTCTCATAGCAATAGTTCTACTGTATAGAAGATGGGTGAGAATGTGA
- a CDS encoding ABC transporter related (COGs: COG1121 ABC-type Mn/Zn transport systems ATPase component~InterPro IPR003439:IPR003593:IPR017871~KEGG: smr:Smar_0363 ABC transporter related~PFAM: ABC transporter related~SMART: AAA ATPase~SPTR: A3DLG5 ABC transporter related~PFAM: ABC transporter): MLLETRKLTIGYGKPLVRDIELSLDRGELLLVMGPNGAGKTTLLKTLAGLLTPLDGHIYIDGVEVTHNPKSVGRYIGYLPQLSLYNTSIFPITVYEFVKNAYEIYLKSLDIRLSKNEIVRRVAEVLDMVGIDRELWGKSIWKLSGGQRQRVLLARALVHDPLILLLDEPFSSIDPEGRKVFADMIIDLKRDKLIILTCHDPIILVNQSDNIMVIGRGSYVIGKPGEVLRDEILRKFYGDSIFGVEKHIHIYDFHS; encoded by the coding sequence GTGTTGCTAGAGACAAGAAAATTGACGATAGGATATGGAAAGCCTCTGGTTAGAGATATAGAGCTATCTCTTGATAGAGGAGAGCTATTACTAGTTATGGGTCCTAATGGCGCTGGTAAAACAACATTATTAAAAACCTTAGCAGGACTTTTAACACCTTTAGATGGGCATATATATATTGATGGTGTAGAGGTTACCCATAATCCAAAGAGTGTTGGGAGATATATTGGCTATCTACCCCAACTCTCATTGTACAACACATCAATTTTTCCAATAACAGTATATGAATTTGTTAAGAATGCTTATGAGATCTATCTAAAATCTCTCGATATTCGGCTATCTAAAAATGAAATTGTTAGAAGGGTAGCAGAGGTATTGGATATGGTTGGAATAGATAGGGAGTTATGGGGTAAAAGTATATGGAAATTATCTGGTGGTCAGAGACAGAGAGTTTTATTAGCTAGAGCATTAGTGCATGACCCATTGATACTATTGTTAGATGAACCCTTCTCATCTATAGATCCAGAGGGTAGGAAGGTATTTGCAGATATGATAATAGATTTAAAGCGAGATAAACTCATTATCTTAACATGTCATGACCCTATAATCTTAGTTAATCAAAGTGATAATATAATGGTTATTGGCAGAGGAAGCTATGTTATAGGGAAACCCGGTGAGGTGCTGAGGGATGAAATTCTAAGGAAATTCTATGGTGATAGCATTTTCGGTGTAGAGAAACATATCCATATATATGATTTTCACAGCTAA
- a CDS encoding MoaD family protein (COGs: COG0314 Molybdopterin converting factor large subunit~InterPro IPR003749:IPR003448:IPR010038~KEGG: pis:Pisl_0649 MoaD family protein~PFAM: molybdopterin biosynthesis MoaE protein; thiamineS protein~SPTR: A1RS95 Molybdopterin synthase subunit MoaD / molybdopterin synthase subunit MoaE~TIGRFAM: MoaD family protein~PFAM: ThiS family; MoaE protein~TIGRFAM: MoaD family protein, archaeal) — protein MKIRVRLFSIYRDVVGREQIEIEVSSGISVNEIINYLMDMYPKLKSVFSEIKPLVLINGAIVDENNIVDSDAEIAIIPPVSGGMDNRIKTGLFLNDTDIDVDKEVKELITATEGEGIGAITIFIGVVKDYVENAKVNELIYEVYEPYASRYLEKIAREEIERGRIKAIRIFHRVGSAKPGEKTLFIAVAGTNRKESISALEEVLERVKHEVPIFKLERREDGEYWIVGDGRRVKRV, from the coding sequence ATGAAAATTAGAGTGAGACTCTTCTCAATATATAGAGATGTTGTTGGAAGAGAACAGATAGAGATTGAGGTATCTAGTGGTATAAGTGTTAATGAAATTATTAACTATCTCATGGATATGTATCCCAAATTGAAAAGCGTTTTCAGTGAGATAAAACCATTGGTATTAATAAATGGTGCTATAGTTGATGAGAACAATATAGTTGATAGCGATGCTGAAATAGCAATTATACCACCTGTCTCTGGTGGTATGGATAATAGGATTAAAACAGGGTTATTCTTAAATGATACAGATATTGATGTTGATAAAGAAGTCAAAGAATTGATAACTGCTACTGAGGGTGAGGGTATCGGTGCAATAACTATTTTCATCGGAGTAGTCAAGGACTATGTTGAGAATGCTAAAGTTAATGAACTTATATATGAGGTTTATGAGCCATATGCTTCTAGATATCTTGAAAAAATTGCGAGGGAGGAGATTGAGAGGGGTAGGATAAAGGCTATAAGGATTTTCCATAGGGTTGGCAGTGCAAAGCCTGGTGAAAAGACTTTGTTTATAGCTGTAGCTGGTACTAATAGAAAGGAATCTATTAGTGCCTTGGAAGAGGTTCTGGAGAGGGTTAAACATGAGGTTCCGATATTTAAGCTTGAGAGAAGGGAAGATGGGGAATACTGGATAGTTGGCGATGGTAGAAGGGTTAAGAGGGTATAG